A section of the Triticum dicoccoides isolate Atlit2015 ecotype Zavitan chromosome 7A, WEW_v2.0, whole genome shotgun sequence genome encodes:
- the LOC119332327 gene encoding ethylene-responsive transcription factor 1-like, whose product MFGRALLADIKVPTVTRKVMEVMVQPEKKKPQQGGGGGHRFTRHGGRRGLSLDYDEEDFEADFKKFLADSRDYDFELGCGGVAEKDDDYEEVETKPFAAIKRSLSEDDLSTMPTAGFDGPAERSAKRKRKNQLKGIRQCPLGKWAAEIKDPSKGVCVWLGTFNSAKEAARAYDAEARRIYGKKAKVNFPEELTGYVDFASIQPLVPAINSAAPVEAPIMDMYSDQGSNSFGCSDLGWEYETKSLDISSISTITEGVESALVENNTYNSLVPPVMQNNAASSESWMRYLMDDDVDELIDSLVNFYDHQDVVGNMDLWSFDDMPVFGDFV is encoded by the exons ATGTTTGGTAGAGCATTACTTGCCGACATCAAGGTTCCCACGGTGACGCGGAAGGTGATGGAGGTCATGGTTCAGCCCGAGAAGAAGAAGCCCCAGCAAGGAGGTGGCGGGGGCCATCGCTTCACGCGGCACGGCGGGCGCAGGGGACTCAGCCTGGACTACGATGAGGAGGACTTTGAGGCCGATTTCAAGAAGTTCTTGGCCGACTCCAGGGACTATGACTTCGAGCTCGGGTGCGGTGGGGTGGCCGAGAAGGATGATGACTACGAGGAAGTCGAGACCAAGCCCTTTGCCGCCATCAAGAGGTCCCTCTCCGAAG ATGACTTAAGCACCATGCCTACTGCTGGTTTTGATGGTCCTGCAGAAAGGTCAGCAAAAAGGAAGAGAAAGAACCAACTCAAGGGTATTCGTCAGTGCCCCTTGGGTAAGTGGGCTGCTGAAATCAAAGATCCTAGCAAGGGTGTCTGTGTCTGGCTCGGTACTTTCAACAGTGCTAAAGAAGCCGCAAGAGCTTATGATGCCGAAGCACGCCGAATCTATGGTAAGAAGGCCAAGGTTAACTTTCCAGAGGAACTAACAGGATATGTCGACTTTGCATCAATCCAGCCACTTGTTCCTGCAATAAACTCTGCTGCCCCTGTTGAAGCTCCTATTATGGATATGTACTCTGACCAGGGAAGCAACTCTTTTGGCTGCTCTGACTTGGGCTGGGAGTATGAGACCAAGAGTCTAGATATATCATCCATTTCTACCATTACCGAAGGAGTAGAATCTGCGCTTGTCGAGAATAACACCTACAACTCACTGGTGCCTCCTGTTATGCAGAATAATGCTGCCAGTTCTGAATCTTGGATGAGATATCTTATGGATGATGATGTGGATGAGCTGATTGATAGCCTAGTGAATTTTTATGATCATCAGGATGTCGTTGGCAACATGGACCTTTGGAGCTTCGATGACATGCCCGTCTTTGGAGACTTTGTCTGA